The region CCGCTCGGCCCTAACTCCGTCCCGCTCGGTCCTTCCTCCGTTCCGCTCGGTCCTACCTTCGTTCCGATCGGCGACGGGCCGGTGGCGGTGCTGGCGAATCCGACCGCCGGGCGGGGCCGGTACCGGAACCTGCTGCCCGCCGTACTGGACCGGCTGAGCACCGCCGGCCGCCCGGTGCGCCTGATCGAAGCGCGTACGGCCGCACAGGCCCTGGCCGGTTGCCACGCCGCGGTGGCCGACGGCGTCGCGGCCCTCGTCGCCGTCGGCGGCGACGGCACGGCGCACCTGGCCCTACAGGCGGTCGCCGGCACACCGGTCGGGTTCGGCCCGGTGCCGGTCGGCACCGGCAACGACTTCGCGGTGGAGACCGGCTTCCCGGCCGAACCGCTCGCCGCGGCCGACGTGATCACCGAGGCACTCCGCGACGGCCGGGCCCGCCCGGTCGACCTGGCCCGACTGACCGGTACGGGCGAACCGCCCCGCTGGTACGGCGCGGTGCTCGCGGCCGGCTTCGACGCGATCGTGAACGAACGGGCCAACCGGATGCGCTGGCCGCGTGGCCCGATCCGCTACGACCTGGCGATCCTGGTCGAACTGGCCCGGCTCCGGCCACGGTCCTACACGCTGCGCCTGGACGGGGTCGCGCACGAGATCGAGGCCGTGCTGGTCGCGATCGGCAACTGCGCGAGCTACGGCGGCGGTATGCGGATCTGCCCGGCCGCCGACCCCACCGACGGGCAACTCGACGTGGTGGTCGCCGGGGCCGTCGGGCGGGGCACGCTGGTCCGGATCAAGCCGCAGGTCTACCGGGGCACCCACGTGGACCACCCTCGGGTGCGCACGTACCGGGCCCGGACGGTGGAACTCGCCGCGACCGAGCGGATCGTCTGCTACGCCGACGGCGAGCGGATCGGCCCGCTGCCGGTGACCGTGGAGGCGGTGCCGGGCGCGGCCCGACTGCTGCGCTGAACGGCCGATGCGCTGGACGGCCGGGCCGGACCGGGCCTGCCGCTGTGACTCAGTCGCCGTCGGGGATCGCCAGGTCGAGGACCGCGCCCAGACCGTTCGGTCGGCCGGCCTCGGCCGCCGGCAGCAGCAGCGCGGCACAGCCGGCGCGCACCGCGCCCGCGTCCGCCGGGCTGTCGCCGACCATCAGGGCCCGCTCCGGGTCGACCCGCAGCGCACCGCAGGCGCGCAGGAAGATGTCCGGGTCGGGCTTGCAGCGGCCCACCTCGTACGAGAGCACGTAGGTGTCGATCAGGTCGGCGAGCCCCCAGGCGGTGAAGAACCCCCGGATGTCGAAGCCGATGTTGCTGACCACCGCGACCGGCACCCCGGCCGCCCGCAGGGCCCGCAGGGTGGCCGCCGTGTCGGTGTACGGCACCCAGCCCTCCGGCCGGAGCAGCCGCTCGTAGAGCGCCTCGGCGAGGCCCTCCACACCGGTGTTCACCGTGCCGGCGAGCCCGGTGTACGCGGCCCGGTGCGCGTATTCGTAGAGGTCACGGTTGGCCCACACCTCGGCCAACTGCGGCGGCACCCGGTTCGGCAACGGCCCACCGGCCCGGCCGGCGGTGATCAGCCGGTCGGCGAGCACGGTCGCCCGTCCCCGGTCCAGCGCGGTGCCGCACTCGGCCGCGCCGGCGATCACCCAGCTGAGCGGGTCCTCCACCTGGGCGAGGGTGCCGTGGAAGTCGAAGAGCACCGCGTCGACGGGCCGGCGTGGTGGCGCCGGGAGCGCGTCGGCGGGTCCGCTCGGCGTACGGGGCTTGGGCGGTTCGGCATGGTCCGGCACGCCGTGCACCCTACCGACCGGGTCCGACCCGTCTGCTCGACGGCCTCACCAGATAAGGGGTGGCGGCACGCATTAATCTTGACCCTATGTCGAGCCCCGCCGAGCGGTACGCAGCGGCGCGCCGCCGGTCCGCGCAGGTCACCATGTTTCCCGCGTTGGACGAGTTCGCCCTCGATCTGGGGTTCGACCTCGACGACTTCCAGCGTGAGGCGTGCCAGGCACTGGAGCGCGGCAGCGGGGTGCTGGTCTGCGCCCCCACCGGCGCCGGCAAGACGGTGGTCGGCGAGTTCGCCGTGCACCTGGCGCTGCGGGGCCGGCCGGCGGTCCCGGGTGAGCCGGTGGCGGTCGAGCCGCCGGGCGTGCGGAAGTGCTTCTACACGACGCCGATCAAGGCGCTGTCCAACCAGAAGTACCACGACCTGGTCGACCGGTACGGCGTCGACCAGGTTGGCCTGCTCACCGGTGACAACGCGATCAACGGGGACGCCCCGGTGGTGGTGATGACCACCGAGGTGCTGCGCAACATGCTCTACGCCGGCTCCGCCACCCTGGCCGGCCTGGCGTACGTGGTGATGGACGAGGTCCACTACCTGGCCGACCGGTTCCGGGGCGGGGTGTGGGAAGAGGTCATCATCCATCTGCCGGAGTCGGTGACCCTGGTGTCGCTGTCGGCGACCGTCTCCAACGCCGAGGAGTTCGCCGACTGGCTGGTCACCGTCCGGGGCGAGACCGAGGTGGTGGTCAGCGAGCACCGGCCGGTCCCGCTCTGGCAGCACATGCTGGTCGGCCGGCGCAACTTCGACCTGTTCCACGACGCCGACGCCGCCCGCAAGCACGACGTACACCCGGAACTCCTGCGGTACACCCGCGAGATGCTGCGCCGGCTCGAACTCGGCGACGGGCGTACGCACGGGCCCGGCTGGGGGCGCAGCGGTGGTCGTGGGCCACGGTGGCGCGGCCCGCTGCGGCACGAGATCGTCGAGCGG is a window of Micromonospora sp. NBC_01699 DNA encoding:
- a CDS encoding diacylglycerol kinase family protein, which gives rise to MGDGPVAVLANPTAGRGRYRNLLPAVLDRLSTAGRPVRLIEARTAAQALAGCHAAVADGVAALVAVGGDGTAHLALQAVAGTPVGFGPVPVGTGNDFAVETGFPAEPLAAADVITEALRDGRARPVDLARLTGTGEPPRWYGAVLAAGFDAIVNERANRMRWPRGPIRYDLAILVELARLRPRSYTLRLDGVAHEIEAVLVAIGNCASYGGGMRICPAADPTDGQLDVVVAGAVGRGTLVRIKPQVYRGTHVDHPRVRTYRARTVELAATERIVCYADGERIGPLPVTVEAVPGAARLLR
- a CDS encoding HAD family hydrolase, whose translation is MPDHAEPPKPRTPSGPADALPAPPRRPVDAVLFDFHGTLAQVEDPLSWVIAGAAECGTALDRGRATVLADRLITAGRAGGPLPNRVPPQLAEVWANRDLYEYAHRAAYTGLAGTVNTGVEGLAEALYERLLRPEGWVPYTDTAATLRALRAAGVPVAVVSNIGFDIRGFFTAWGLADLIDTYVLSYEVGRCKPDPDIFLRACGALRVDPERALMVGDSPADAGAVRAGCAALLLPAAEAGRPNGLGAVLDLAIPDGD